AGAGGAACCTGGCAGCTGCCTCACAGGGGTCCAGCCGAGCTGCACAGGCCTTCCCACcctggggagagcagcacccagctgagGAGTGTCCCCCAGGACGTGGCCACCCTTTTGTCCCATTTCTTTGCTCTGTCCCACACTGTCTTTCTGCCAACAGACTGTTCCTAGCTGAGTTATAACTGCCAGCAAAGGGGAGGCCCTTGAGACATGCCTGCTGCGGGCAGTTTGGTGAAGCTCGTTACTGCGCAGTTTCTGCTGGCATTTAGCCTAAATTTTCATGCGTAATAGGAAAAGTATCAGGGGTGACAACTGTCCACCTCTTTTTCCTGAGAACTGCCTTTCAAGTACAATATGACTTCTGTCTTGCAGCTGGCTTTAAAACATCGCCAAGGCAAGAACCATAAGATGCGAATCATCGCCTTTGTTGGGAGCCCTGTAGAAGATAATGAGAAAGATGTGAGTAACGGCCAAAGGAAAATATGTTGGCTCAGCTCCACGCTCTACCTTGAACCGTAAATCGGGGTTATTGTTTGTTCCCTGCCCAGTTCTGAAAGTAAGGCGCCATACCCCAGCGAGGGGGCCTATTTACCTCTCCAGCAGAGCGGCTctcagcagggaggagagggagggagagggaaggccGGAtccctgggcacagccaggcttGAGCCAAGGACAGAACTGCAGAGGGAGCTTGCGCTGTGTCCTGCGCCTCATGGCTTGTGGCCATCACCTAAACCATGTTGGGCTTTTTgcctgaggagctgcaggaggaaatCTGTGTCCCTGTGCAGAAACGATGCTCTAAGACTTGggaagctgctgttctgctggcaCCTCAAATAACACAAGTGAAATTAATCCAGATATTCTGGGTCTCTTTGAAAGAACGGGCCAGAAATGTGAGATGCTGCCTGTCCCAGGCTCTTGCTGTCCCCATCAGTGGGGATGGTTACTTGCTTCggcaggagcagctgcctcGCTTGTGCCACCTCACAGGACCTCGGGCACTACGCCGTAGCTCCTGTCCCACTGAAAGAGGTGAAATACCTCACATGCGTCTGTGCTGGGAGGGCTGGAAACTGGGGGGCTGCCTGTGGGCTGTGTGCCTCCAGGACTGAATCCTAAGTGCTGTTGTCTGGTTTCTGATGAGCTGAGCATGGGTAAGAGCCAAAAGTGGAGCTAATGCCCTGGTGTTTCCTCATTGCAGCTGGTGAAACTGGCGAAGCGTCTTAAGAAAGAGAAAGTCAACGTTGACATCATCAATTTTGGAGAAGAGGTGAGacttctgctgtgtttctggcACAAGATCCAAGGCAGGATTTTATATCCTGTCCAGCCCCGAGCCCTTGCTTGGGTGCATGAGGATACAAACAGTTCTCTGAGCCTCGGTCTCTTCAGCAGCTGCCCCAGTAAAAGCGCTAATGTGGAGAGTAGCGTTTCCTCTGGGAAAACACCTCTCCATTTTGTGGCTGTTGGCTCCCTCATAGCGCAGAGACGCGGGGCGTGCGGAGCCGTCGGCTTGCCCTCTCACAGAGCTGGAGGGAGCCAGGCCAAGCTCTAGTCCCAGCCTTTCTCTCTGGCCCTAGGAAGCCAACACGGACAAGCTGACCGCCTTCATTAACACCTTAAACGGCAAGGACGGCACCGGTTCCCACCTGGTGACGGTGCCGCCGGGGCCAAGCCTGGCCGATGCCCTGATCAGCTCCCCCATCCTGGCCGGGGAGGGAGGTGCCATGCTGGGCCTGGGCGCCAGCGACTTCGAGTTCGGCGTGGACCCCAGCGCGGACCCGGAGCTGGCGCTGGTGAGCGAAGTGGGGAGGAAGGCGGCTGCGGGTGCCGAGCTCGCTCTGTCCGAGCGCTGCCTCGCTCAGCTCCCTGCCGGTCCCTGTCTCTGCAGGCTCTGCGTGTCTCCatggaggagcagaggcagcgGCAAGAGGAGGAGGCCAGGAGGGCTGCGGCCGCCTCTGCGGCTGAGGCTGGGATCGCAGCCACTGGTGGGGATGGTGAGGAGCTGAGCAGGGAACAAAGCAGGCGGCAGGACAGGCGGGATGTTCCCCGGGGAGGGTGTCTGTCCGGCGGACTGGCTCCCATGGCAGCGTTCATTGCTGCGAGGGCGCCCATCGCAGCACCGTTTGTGGTGGGACCCCTCTGCACGGCGTGGCCGTTCCCAGTGTTGCTGGGGAGCGAGGCGAGAGGCGGTTTCTGCCACAGGgtctcggggggggggggaggcagttCAGCGCTAGGGACTTGCCTCTGCTTTGGCTGAAACTCCCAAATGGAGGTGGGTGTGCTCCTCTGACGCTGCGGGGACCACTTCCCCAGCGAGGCTGTGCGTGCGAGGGGACGGCGTGTGGGGCAGCACCCCGGCTGTGTTCTGAGCGTGGGTTTTGTCTGTGCAGATTCAGACGATGCTCTGCTGAAGATGACGATAACTCAGCAGGAGTTtggccgggccgggctgccTGACCTCAGCAGCATGACGGAGGAGGAGCAGATCGCCTATGCCATGCAGATGTCGCTGCAGGGAGCGGGTGAGGGAAGCCAAGGGGCAGCTCCTCTGCCGCTGGGCTGGAACcgccagcccccaccccagagTGGGGCTTTGTCACCTGGGCAGAGCCCAGACCGCCCCGAACGCTTGTGGGGTGGGCGCAGGGGTGGCTCTGGGGGGCCGTGTGGGTGTAAATCCTCCGTCCTCAGCTGTCCCTCCCTTCCGACAGAGTTTGCCCAGGCGGAGGCAGCAGAGGtggacagcagcacagccatggaTACCTCCGAACCCGCTAAGGTCAGGTTTTGTCCCTGGGAGGGGATCCCGTCCCTTCCCTGTGCCCTCTCCCCCTGTCCCCAactcctctccctcttcctgcAGGAGGAAGACGATTATGATGTGATGCAGGACCCCGAGTTCTTGCAGAGTGTGCTGGAGAACCTGCCGGGCGTGGACCCCAACAACGAGGCCATCCGCAATGCCATGGGCTCCCTGGCCTCTCAGGCCTCCAAGGACAGCAAGGacaaaaaggaggaggagaaaaattgAGGGCACGGGGCCGGGGCTTGCTGCCGTCGGCCGTGGGGTGAGTGGGCTGcctgcccggggggctgcggctaGTGCGGAGCAGTGCCTGGcggggcaggtgggtgctgctgtaACGGGGCAATAAAGGCTTTCCACAGGCGTCTCTGTCCTGGCGCCTCGGTGGGTTGACCCTGGtggggggcaggctggggccCTCCTGGGGGGCCTCTGGTTCCCCCTGTACTGGGGGCATGGGGCCCTGGGTCTTGCCTGCACTGG
The sequence above is drawn from the Falco naumanni isolate bFalNau1 chromosome 20, bFalNau1.pat, whole genome shotgun sequence genome and encodes:
- the PSMD4 gene encoding 26S proteasome non-ATPase regulatory subunit 4; the protein is MVLESTMVCVDNSEYMRNGDFLPTRLQAQQDAVNIVCHSKTRSNPENNVGLITLANNCEVLTTLTPDTGRILSKLHTVQPKGKITFCTGIRVAHLALKHRQGKNHKMRIIAFVGSPVEDNEKDLVKLAKRLKKEKVNVDIINFGEEEANTDKLTAFINTLNGKDGTGSHLVTVPPGPSLADALISSPILAGEGGAMLGLGASDFEFGVDPSADPELALALRVSMEEQRQRQEEEARRAAAASAAEAGIAATGGDDSDDALLKMTITQQEFGRAGLPDLSSMTEEEQIAYAMQMSLQGAEFAQAEAAEVDSSTAMDTSEPAKEEDDYDVMQDPEFLQSVLENLPGVDPNNEAIRNAMGSLASQASKDSKDKKEEEKN